One part of the Candidatus Borreliella tachyglossi genome encodes these proteins:
- the rodA gene encoding rod shape-determining protein RodA produces the protein MAVFRKNYDCLTLFSLAMISCVGVLLIYSSDYTSSGSLIKVEYIKQSIWILVGFFLIFIIGRYNLKILYGITYPLYFLLVASLIFTALFGVTVNGARSWIGIWKLGGQPSEFGKIISILALARFYSSRRDSNDLFVFIFAFILISPVILLVFLQPDFGTAVVYLIVFIFISFFAGIDLYYILYFTLTGFFSFFFVVLPVWYEYKSDMGNILYLIFSNNFYFQIALLVLILVFLSSTVGFFVSKYNLSIRLAYFYIFFVSSILLSSAFLSKLLLKVMKPYQVKRFLVFLDPNIDLKGAGWNLNQVKIAIGSGGVFGKGFLKGPYTHANYVPSQSTDFIFSILAEEFGFIGVSTVLILFFFIFFRILIIMNKSKDRYLSLILSGILGLLFFHTSFNIGMSLGLLPITGIPLPFLSYGGSSTITFFVAMALYFNIESIVTMD, from the coding sequence ATGGCCGTTTTTAGAAAAAATTATGATTGCTTGACATTATTTAGTTTGGCGATGATATCTTGTGTTGGAGTTTTGCTTATATATTCTAGTGATTATACTTCTAGTGGTTCTTTAATAAAAGTTGAATATATTAAGCAAAGCATATGGATACTTGTTGGATTTTTTTTAATTTTTATAATAGGAAGATACAATCTTAAGATTCTTTATGGGATAACTTATCCTTTATATTTTTTATTGGTAGCTTCTTTGATTTTTACTGCCCTTTTTGGCGTTACTGTTAATGGAGCGAGATCTTGGATTGGCATTTGGAAATTAGGGGGGCAGCCTTCAGAATTTGGCAAAATTATTAGTATTTTGGCTCTTGCTAGGTTTTACAGTAGTCGGAGAGATTCTAACGATCTTTTTGTTTTTATTTTTGCTTTTATTTTAATTTCTCCTGTTATTTTGCTTGTATTTTTGCAGCCTGACTTTGGTACCGCTGTAGTTTACTTGATTGTATTTATATTTATTTCTTTTTTTGCTGGTATAGATTTATACTATATATTGTATTTTACTTTAACAGGCTTTTTTTCATTTTTTTTTGTAGTACTACCAGTTTGGTATGAATATAAGTCGGATATGGGCAATATATTATATTTAATTTTTTCAAATAATTTTTATTTTCAAATAGCTTTATTGGTATTAATTTTGGTATTTTTATCTTCCACTGTAGGTTTTTTCGTTTCAAAATACAATTTAAGTATTAGACTTGCTTATTTTTATATATTTTTTGTAAGTTCAATTTTACTAAGTTCGGCTTTTTTATCTAAATTGCTTTTAAAAGTAATGAAACCTTATCAAGTTAAAAGATTTTTAGTGTTTTTAGATCCAAATATCGATCTTAAAGGAGCTGGCTGGAATTTAAATCAAGTCAAAATTGCAATTGGCTCTGGTGGTGTTTTTGGCAAAGGCTTTTTAAAGGGTCCTTATACTCATGCAAATTATGTACCATCTCAGAGTACAGATTTTATTTTTTCAATCCTTGCCGAAGAATTTGGCTTTATAGGAGTTAGTACAGTTTTGATATTATTTTTCTTTATTTTCTTCAGGATCTTAATAATAATGAATAAAAGCAAAGATAGATATTTGTCCTTGATTTTATCTGGTATATTGGGTCTTTTATTTTTTCATACTTCTTTTAATATTGGGATGTCTTTGGGACTCTTGCCAATTACAGGAATACCTTTACCTTTCCTCTCTTACGGTGGGTCGTCTACTATTACTTTCTTTGTAGCTATGGCTCTTTATTTTAATATTGAGTCTATAGTAACCATGGATTAG